A genomic segment from Glycine soja cultivar W05 chromosome 20, ASM419377v2, whole genome shotgun sequence encodes:
- the LOC114401534 gene encoding cytochrome P450 71D11-like: MATKLVIFIRTFRTPYWSLVTMDSEVLNLLALILPFLLFVIVALKIGRRNLKKSESTPKIPPGPWKLPIIGNILHLVTSTPHRKLRDLAKIYGPLMHLQLGELFIIVVSSAEYAKEIMKTHDVIFAQRPHSLASDILSYESTNIISAPYGHYWRQLRKICTVELFTQKRVNSFKPIREEELGNLVKMIDSHGGSSSINLTEAVLLSIYNIISRAAFGMKCKDQEEFISVVKEAITIGAGFHIGDLFPSAKWLQLVSGLRPKLDIIHEKIDRILGDIINEHKAAKSKAREGQDEAEEDLVDVLLKFKDGNDRNQDICLTTNNIKAIILDIFGAGGETSATTINWAMAEMIKNPRAMNKAQLEVREVFDMKGMVDEICIDQLKYLKSVVKETLRLHPPAPLLLPRECGQTCEIHGYHIPGKSKVIVNAWTIGRDPNYWTEAERFHPERFFDSSIDYKGTNFEYIPFGAGRRICPGITLGLINVELTLAFLLYHFDWKLPNGMKSEDLDMTEKFGVTVRRKDDLYLIPVTSRPFLGTGAEK, encoded by the exons ATGGCAACCAAACTAGTCATCTTCATCAGGACTTTTAGAACCCCTTACTGGTCTCTTGTCACCATGGATTCAGAAGTACTTAACTTATTAGCCCTTATCTTGCCCTTTTTACTCTTCGTTATTGTGGCACTGAAAATAGGAAgaagaaatctcaagaaatcTGAGTCAACTCCAAAAATACCCCCAGGACCATGGAAGCTACCTATCATAGGGAATATACTCCATCTTGTTACATCTACACCACACCGAAAATTAAGAGACTTGGCCAAAATATATGGACCCTTGATGCATCTCCAACTTGGGGAGCTCTTCATAATCGTTGTTTCCTCAGCAGAGTATGCTAAGGAGATAATGAAAACCCATGATGTCATCTTTGCACAAAGGCCTCATAGTCTTGCTTCAGATATATTATCCTATGAATCCACAAATATTATTTCGGCACCTTACGGACATTATTGGAGACAGCTACGAAAAATATGCACTGTGGAGCTTTTCACTCAAAAACGTGTCAATTCATTCAAGCCAATAAGAGAAGAGGAGCTCGGCAATCTTGTCAAAATGATTGATTCCCATGGAGGGTCTTCTTCCATCAACCTCACTGAAGCAGTACTTCTGTCAATATATAACATCATTTCAAGAGCTGCGTTTGGCATGAAATGCAAAGACCAAGAAGAATTCATATCCGTGGTAAAAGAAGCCATAACAATTGGAGCAGGTTTTCACATAGGAGATTTGTTTCCTTCTGCTAAATGGCTTCAACTTGTTAGTGGTTTGAGGCCTAAGCTTGAtataatacatgaaaaaattgaCCGGATACTAGGAGAcatcatcaatgaacacaaaGCAGCAAAGTCAAAAGCCAGAGAAGGCCAGGATGAAGCAGAGGAAGATTTGGTGGATGTTCTCCTAAAATTCAAGGATGGTAATGATAGAAACCAGGACATTTGTTTAACTACTAACAATATCAAGGCTATAATCCTG GACATCTTTGGTGCTGGAGGTGAGACATCAGCAACTACCATAAATTGGGCAATGGCAGAGATGATAAAGAATCCAAGAGCAATGAATAAAGCACAACTTGAAGTAAGAGAGGTATTCGACATGAAAGGAATGGTTGATGAAATTTGCATTGATCAACTCAAATATTTGAAATCAGTTGTCAAAGAGACCCTAAGGTTACACCCACCAGCTCCTCTTTTACTTCCAAGAGAATGTGGACAGACATGTGAGATTCATGGGTATCATATACCTGGCAAAAGTAAGGTAATTGTAAATGCCTGGACAATTGGAAGAGATCCAAACTATTGGACTGAAGCAGAGAGATTTCATCCAGAGAGATTCTTTGATAGTTCTATTGACTACAAAGGGACTAATTTTGAGTACATTCCATTTGGTGCTGGAAGAAGAATATGCCCTGGCATCACACTTGGTTTGATAAATGTTGAGCTGACACTTGCATTTTTGTTGTATCACTTTGATTGGAAGCTTCCAAATGGAATGAAAAGTGAGGACTTGGACATGACTGAGAAATTTGGAGTGACTGTTAGAAGAAAAGATGACCTATACTTGATACCTGTCACTTCTCGTCCTTTTCTG GGAACTGGTGCAGAGAAATAA